CCTCTGCGCCGCATCAGCGTAAACAGCCTGCTTACAGACCTATTCGCCTGTCTAATTAATCCGAACACCTTCGAATTGCTCCCGGACTCCTTGAACTACCGTCACCATgtccgatgacgaggatttTATGCAAGAGTCGGACGAGGAGCAGCACGTTTACCCAGCCGCGCAAGCCCGGTGCTTGACTGACCGCATCCAGGTACGATTTTGAGtacgaggaagacgacgatgacgattcCGGCGATGTCGATATCGAGAACAAGTACTACAACGCCAAGCAGCTCAAGCTGTCAGACCCTGAGGACGCCGTCACCGAGTTTCTGGGGATCCCACCATTagaagaggaaaagggaGAATGGGGCTTCAAAGGTTTGAAGCAGGCCATAAAGCTGGAGTTTAAGCTAGGACAATACGACAAGGTGCGCTATTCCGCCATCTCGGACTCGGGCGCATACTGACTGCCACAGGCTGCTGAGCACTATGCCGAGCTCCTCACATACGTCAAGTCGGCTGTCACCCGAAACTACTCGGAAAAgtccatcaacaacatgcTTGACTACATCGAAAAGGGCTCCGACGGCCCCGAGGCTGTCCGAAGCATGGAGCAGTTCTACTCGCTCACCCTCCAGAGCTTCCAGAGCACCAACAATGAGCGGCTATGGCTCAAGACCAACATCAAGCTAGcgaagctgcttctcgaccGAAAGGAATACTCCGCCGTGGCTAAGAAACTCCGAGAACTCCACAAGACCTGTCAACGAGAAGATGGAACCGACGACCCCAGCAAAGGCACATACTCGCTCGAGATTTATGCACTGGAGATTCAGATGTTTGCCGAGACCAAGAACaacaagcagctcaaggcgcTGTATCAGCGGGCTCTCAAGGTCAAGTCGGCGGTTCCCCATCCTCGAATCATGGGTATCATTCGAGAGTGCGGTGGAAAGATGCACATGAGCGAGGAGAACTGGAAGGAAGCTCAGAGCGACTTTTTCGAATCGTTCCGAAACTACGACGAGGCGGGCTCGCTCCAGAGAATCCAGGTTCTGAAGTACTTGCTCTTGACAACCATGCTTATGAAGTCCAACATCAATCCGTTCGACTCGCAAGAGACCAAGCCCTACAAGACGGACCCTCGGATCTCGGCCATGACGGAGCTGGTTGACGCTTACCAACGGGACGATGTTCACACATACGAAAAGGTCTTGCAGCGTAACCAAGACATCCTAGACGACTCATTCATCGCTGAGAACATTGATGAGGTCACACGCAACATGCGGACAAAGGGTGTGGTCAAGCTGATTGCCCCCTACACACGTATGAAGCTCGCGTGGATCGCaaagcagctcaagatctCGGAGCCCGAGGTTCAGGACATTCTGGGAttcctcatcatcgatgGCAAGATCAATGGAAGGGTGAACCAGGAAAAGGGGCTCCTCGAAATCACCTCTGATGCCGACTCGGAGCGCATCAAGGCTCTGCAAGGGCTCACATCGTCGATTGGTGACCTCTTTGGGGCCATTTTCCGGGACGGCGATGGGTTCCGTAACATCGAGCAATCAGCAGGTGAGGATCAGGGGGTGGATATCTCAGGTATCCAGATAGGAAAGGGGGCCGGCAGAGGTGGTGGCCAACACCGGAAGAAGGGTAAGGGACCTGGTATTCCGGCATGGGCCTGAGGGAAGCACAGGGATAGACAAACAACAGATCTACTGCGCCACCGTCGACGTGACCCCGGCGGTACCTGCGATAGCCAGGAAACGTTTGATCTACCTATTTCGTGTCTGTTTGCAGAATACCCGTTCTGGCCCGGCTTGACTGGATCGAGAAGCAGGATCGTGGGTTGTATCCTGCGGGTGCATCCGTGTTGGGGATGCGTCGATGGCATCTCGCATGGTACGAGACACTGGCAACGGTGCTATGTGCTCATTCGTGGCCGCCACCGGCTACCAGCATGGTTGGGCAGCCAGTGGTTGGCGAGCAACATGACGGTAGCAGAAGACGAAGAAGCTGGGCTTGTGTGCAGAGGGACCTGGGCCGAAGTGACGCCGTATTCGGACTTGATCCCATGTCGTGTGTAGTGTAGCGAGACGAGTCTAGAGTAACGTATCTAGCATTTCAAAGAGACATAGACTTGAACGTGCTGGGGTCCATGCTCGGTCACGGCGATGACAACTCGCCACTTGAACTGTTGCAGATGTTGAATACTACGCTGTCTTGTCTACCCCTGCTCCTCGCGAGCCTCCTGGCTGCGGCGTTTGCACCACCTCATCCATCCCTCCCAAACCCATTCTGACTGGTAACTACCGGCTGAAAGATGCCAAGCCCCCGCGGCATCATCGCGTTACACAAGACGGGACTTGGGGCTGCGAGGgagacacacacacaagagAGATTCCCGGTTTGCGGGCCCCCGGCTTGGGCTCTTCTGATCGTCAGCAAGGGCGGCGGGATCAAGATTTGTTTGCTTCTGGTGACGAATCGGGACGTGGTGGAAGGACATCTCGTGCAGCCCGGAGGCTTGCTGTAGATAGATCGAGACCGACGAGACACGGGACAGAGAGGAGCTAGAGGTGCAACAAACATGAACTCATGGAGCATGTCTGGGTTTTAGGCCCGGCGGTTTGTCCATGATTGCGCTTTGACAGGGACGGCTGAGGGTGATGCAGCATCCATCACAGAGGAGGAGTAAGCCGAAGGGATCTAGGGCGCGTGCCCGGGTATGATGTGTCGCGGGTAGCCGTCGGGAGCGGCTTGAGATGAAAGACGGCTGTGCCTGGATGGAAAGTTTGTTTGTCCATGTACCTCGAGGTGAAGACATGTTGCGAGATGCGTTGGAGTTGCGTTAGTCAAAAACTGGCGGCTTACAAGTCCAACCAACACATCTCTGTCTAGCCAACACATCTAAATGGATGACAGCACAACACGAACACGTTAAGATACGAGAGTGATCAAGTCCAACACAGAATACCAcgtcaagatggagagaCGTCAGAACTCAACTCACACAAGAGGGAAACGCCGAAGCCTCTGGGGGAGGACAGATGCGGCGGGGTCTTAACAAAAGGTACACCGAGAAAAGGTGAAGAGGCGCGCAGTCTTTGTGCAACATCAGGCGGGGAGAGTGAGAAAAAGTTGACATGTCATTTTTTCTGCGCAGCAAGCATAATGTGTTTGATAGTGTATCTGCAATGATGGTGTTGCTTGACAGCATACAGCAGCGCCTTGCTGGGGTCCCACCCAAAGGATTCATGAGTAGAGATCCTGCGGGGAGGGGATAGGAAAAAGATGCCTCGGTATGAGGGGAAACTGGTAGGCCTCCTTGGATGAAGGGACCCGTCTGGATGGGCATTTGTCTCATGCGTCAGATATTAACTGACCACGCTACGTCGGACCGTTGTAAACTCCACTTTGTCCTTGTCACGATTGTGAGAGATGGATGATTGATGATGCACGATACCGGTCTCTTTCCCCTCTGCGATGCATGTAAAGCGGGCTGTCATGTGTCTTTGTATCTGCAGCAAAGGTTGCAGGAATCTCTCCCCGTCAGCCCTTGTTTTTTTATGCTGCTGCTTCATGCGGGCGGGCGAGAGatgagaaaagaagaagaggcaaGAAAGATTGTAGTTGATATGTTTGCTCTGATACGGCACCTTTTGATACGGCAGTAGCTTTCATGCAGAAGGTATCTCTGCCCTTTTCCACCCCTGGACGAACCAGAGATGCTTCGAGGGTGAGACAGAAGGCACGCGGTGGTGAAGATCAAGGAGGGGTGTGCGTGTGGTGTGTGAGCTCACCTGCAGACGGGGCAACCCATGTCTCAGCAGCGCGTGTCGTcgcaagagagagagagagagagaaagaacCAATCAAGGAGACTTTGTATCTGGGCACTTGCTTTCTTGTTCACGGTGCGCATTGATCAAGCAAGGCTCTTGACATGCCATTTCTGATGCACCTTTGTTTTAGTGCGTGGACTGTCATCATGGTCTTGTTTTTTGATGAGACTGTGTCTTTTTTGTGAATAGCCGGGATATCCTTCTGAAAAGGCTTCAAACAAACCGGAGGGACCTGCGGGAAGGGTTCTAaactttctttttctctcctttTTTTTGTTCTCTTTTCTCCCCCAAATATCACGACACCCCCATGGAAATCCAGTGGAGAGGCGGTGGAGTCATCACCGAGTTTCGGGACTCTTTCGTTATCGACGCCCGTTAAAAAGAAGCGGCGGAGCCTCTCCCACGctgaggaaaagaaaagaaaaaaaaaatgattTTCAAGATGGGGACGGGAAATTTTATTCACTAGCTTGGGGGATCGACGTGTGCCACGAGGTGGGAGGCCATGGGGGGGTCGGGAGCGGATCAGACTAGGTACGGATACAAGATGGCTAAAACTTTGGATAAAGTGAGCTGAGGATGAGCGAGTGTGACGAGATGGGGACCAAGTGGAGTGAGCTTTTGATGCTTCTTCTGTCTCTGCCCCCTTTTTTGATCAAGATGGGGGTCACCTTTTGTCTTTACTGTATTTGCGTAAGAATGAGAGAAAATGAGAATGGTTTGTATGGCGTCGCTTGACACATACTCCTCGCACATACGGGCAGGCTCGGATCTTTCCCGTcagaaaaaaagagggtaCGAATACGGCTGCTACCATGTTTTCTCCTCAAAAACTCTTCCTCTGCGGAGCCTTTGACTTGTTATtgtttattactattattccCACTGCCGCGGCTCGGCGTCGTTTGACAGCTGGTTCCATCATGGTCCGTCGTCCACACAAGAGTCGTCACGGCTATCCATCCATCGACACTAGACACCCTGCtgcgtgtgtgtgcgtgCCCCTCAAGATCCGCCCACACTTCATCACTCGATGGACCCTAACCCAGGACCAAGCGCTTTTTGTCTTTCTCTGTCTCTTTGCTTAGTAGAGTCACATTTTGAGAAATCACATGGATTTGCCCGCTGCCCACGTTGCTCCGTGAGCGCATCGGATCGCGGCCCTCCAATAACCGAGCGCCTGGGTTGGGGTGTGTGTGGTGTCACTGTGCTTCTCGCTCTCCTGCACCCATGCCTGCCTCTCTTTTTTGCCAATCAGTTGGGACCAAGCCCAACCAATACCCAACCGCTCTGGGGTTGCAGAAACTGGACCGGGAGTGCCCCTGGAGAGACAGACAGCCAGAGGGACAAGGTCCTTTGGAGCTGCAGcggaggttgatgagaggGGGACGtgctcaccaccatcaccgctTGACGGATGCATCTCGACGGCACCTGGACCTTGGACACAGCAatcatcatctcatcataCAAACTTTGTTGATACAGGATGCCCCCTCCAGTGTCCCGTGATTTGTCCACTCACGATACCTTCAATGAACAGGGGTGTATCCATTTGCGCTGCCGAGTCGATTCAACAAAAAAAAGGTCCATGGTCACCGCAAAATGCATTACTCGGGCGACTATGTCCGTTGAAGAAAGCGCTAGTGTAGACGCAAGAGAAAAAGTCAAAGACGCCTCACTTTGACAGGTGTACACCTTGTAACAAACTTTCGAAACTTGTCTGCTGTCAAGACGAGACCCGGCAGACAATCCCGTCTGACGGACACGGGAAGCTTTAGGGAGAGCCCCGTTCGACGGGCCGTCTTCCgctttttgttttttttctttgcctCTCAGGTTTCATCTCGATTGGACGGATACACAGTACCCGAAATCTTTGTCTtgctccgccgccgccgttttatcttttttctgTTTGACAGCCCAGAGCTCGAGCCATCCCATTTCACGTCACCAACATCCCGTCGTCTCGTATCATCCCCCTTCAAACTGCCTACGCATGATCCCATGGGGGCAGgcagcttttaattaatttggCCTTGGCTTACCTTCTGTGTCGGGTAAGGTAAGGTAAAAGTACCTATGGTATGGGATGTATGTAACGCGGCGGAGGAGGTTAGCAGGTACTTTATCTCTTTTCCCCACACGCGACTTGTCACACCCGACAAACGGACGGCACGACGCCGCAACAGAGGAGAATCTTGAAGGCCTGGTTAATTCCTGAGGCGGATAGATACAGCATTCTATCTCAGGTTTGACGTTTTGCCAAGTGCCGTCCCCCTATCTATATCTCTTGTGTCTTATAGtttgcttctcctcctcttcttttaCTCTTTTACTCTTCACCCTTGTTGCACCGTCTGCCGACTCGACCGCCTTCCATCAAACAGATCACGGCaagatcatcgtcatcttttGGTTCCCAAGCactgccctgccctgtcctGCCTGCACCTGCAACTGCACCTTGCACAATCCACTTCTTGGCCGTCCTGCGAATTGATTCCCCCTCTTGTCGCTGGCGCGAGCGGAACCAGCGCTACACCTGTCAAGTCAGTCAACCTAGGAGCAAATCACTCGCACATGCGCATGCGACGCATCTTTCAcccatccaatccatccatccatccatccatccatcgcccGCAACCTGTGCGTGCCTCGCGCCCTGTTGGATCCTCGTCGATCGAATCGAAAATCGTGTCGCAGCGGCAGGGCCATCCCATCGTCAGCGGGAGATCGTCATCGCTCACCCTCGGTCCCCCCCTTCATGGTCCCCAAGGCCTGCAATCCTCCACCAATCCCCGTTGCCGACGGCACTTTTGACTGGACCTCGTGCTCTTGGCTCCCGGGTGCTCATCTCGAGTGGATCCCCGACGCAACCCTTGGCTAAACTGTGCCTCTCtcacccttggccttgggctgCTTGCTGCTTGCTGTTGTGCGTGCCCAGCTTGTTGTGTCTGTCGGAGGTGAAGCCCATCGTCCACTCACAGGCCCTGCTTTGTACATTGGGGCGTGCATCCTGTGCCCAGTTGCTGCGTTGttggaagagaaaaagagggcTCCCCTTCTTGTACCACCAAGAGTCGGTCGCCCTGATCGGTCGCCTTCAAACTTCTTGCTCCCCTCCTCCAAGCCTCTTCCCTCTTAGCTTCTTTCTTGTGCTACCCACCATCTTCCGTCTCTCATTCCCGCAATTAACCATCTCCGTCGGCCGTGCTAGCCGCCgcctctttctttcttcacCCATTGCAGCCAGCCCAGCGAGAGCTTGCTTGGAGCTCCCGGAGCTTGTTGACAAGTCCAACTTGCGTCGCATTGGCATAAACTCCCGGGGATTTTCTCCTAGCGCCTggccttttctttctttttctcttcagGTGGTGCATCGTCCGTCAAAAACGTCCGAGCACACACGTTCACCTTCTCCCTCATCAATCTCCACAGCCTCACCCGTCCATCGTCGCCGGGTGTGCTTTTCCAATCTTTTGCCGCAATCCCCGCCGCGCGCCTCTTTGCCCGCAACCAATACGCGGGTCCATCGCCGCAAGGGCCGAGGGCTTTATCTGCTGGTGGGTGCTGGAGACTTGCTGGGGTGCTCTCCCGCTAGCTCCCACGCTCCCAAGAGCTCCCACGCCTCCATCTGACTCCTAGCTTGGCTCTCCCATCACTAGGACCACCCGCTAGACCATCGCACCCGCTGTCCACCCGCTGtccgcctcctccatccTCTGTCCTAAAATCCCTAGCCCCTGTGCTTACCCCTGCCTCAATCCCTGCAGTGACCCCCCGGCGCCCCATCGAGGGGAGCATCTGAGCCCGGCCAGCACCCGAGGACGTCGGTGTCCGTCCACTGATCCACAGGTCGTGACAGGGCGCGACAGGGCACCAGAGTACCAGGCCAGGGCCTTTGGACAGGGCATTGCCAGCGCTCGACAGGTGGCCCGTCCGCCGTCTTCTGCCACGCTCAGCACCTAAAACCACGCCTATTCCTCCTTCCCCAACGCCCGCTTCCAGTTCCATTGAGGTTTCCAGCGCCTTGCGCACTTTCCGCGAATCTTCCTCCATCCAGTCTTTTTGGTTGCTCCTTCCCTGGAGTCTTGGATCTCCCTCCACCTTACCCTCtttcctctctcctcctcctcctcccccttcaCGAGGCATGTTCCAGCCTCAACCCACACCCTtcgcctcctcctgcttcgCGTCCTATGGCCTAGCTCCCGAACTGGACTTCGCCTTTCCCGTGTCAGCCGGAGGCGGAGGCCCTGGACTTCTCTACGCTTCACCACCGCCggtgcagcagcagcagcaccaacaGCCACAGCCTCAGTCGCATCTGATTCACCAGATCCCCCGACAGCAACTCTCGTCCTCGACATCTCCCCCAGCTTCCTCGCCCTTTTCCTCGCAAGCTTCTATCTCGAACCCCTCTCCCCCGCCGAACCCCGCGACCCGAGACAGTCGTTCGCTGCGACACTatcagcaccagcagcgccGGCTTCAACACCGGCATCAGCAGCACCAACAGCCGCCGCATCCGCAACAACAACCCTACTCTGCCCCGCCCGCAGTCGTCGTTCCCAAGATGGAGGATCAAGGCCAGCACGACATGGCCGCTCAGCAGGCTGCTGCTAAGGATTACCAGCCTGTTCTTGAGGCGAGTCGCATTCGATGGAGCTCCATCGCAGCTCCGTCGCATCATTATCGCTAACCTCCGGTTTCGCAGGGGCTTAAGGTTGGCAACAAAATCTCGAGCGACATTATTACCCACGAATACGCCAAAGCCGATCCGGTCTATGTCGACAAGACAATTGTGTGTTCCACGAAACCTTCCTAGTCGCCCTCGAGACTGACCTCAAATGATGCCGCAGACCCTTCCCCAGACATACTCCCACTTTCGACCTATCCAAGGAGATGGTAACTGTGGCTGGCGAGGTAAGTCAAAATCGCTCCCGTTTCCCGTCCCGCGGCTCCCAAACATGTCCGGCACGAGCGCATTCCTCTCACCTCCGCTTCTTCAGCAGCCACCCCTTGCCCTGCCTGCCGCTGTTTGTGTCTCAGCAACAAGTGACATGTCGGATTTTGGCTAACCGTCTCACTTCGCCTTCAGCACTTGGATTCAGCTACTTTGAGAAGCTAGTCGACTCAGGCGATCAGGCCAAGATTGAGGGCGAAGCCGCCCGACTTTTGAGTATGGGTCATATGTTGTCGACTGTTGGGGGTTACTCTTACTTTGAGGACTGGGCCGATGAGTTGATTGGGCTTCTGCGCCAAGTCGCTCAGAGCATCAACGACCCCACGATGGCACACATGTTGGTGCAAGAGAAGTGGAACGACCCCAGCTCCGCCAATGGCATGATCTACTACCTTCGGCTTCTCGCCGCTACCTACCTCAAGGGCAATGCCGCGACATACGAGGCCTTTGTAAATGATGGCATCGGCATTCCAGCCTATTGCGCTCAGTTCGTCGAAATTCCGGACCACGAGATCGAGCATCTTGGCATCATCGCCCTCGTCAACACCCTCCTCAAGCCCGCCGGCCAAGTCCTTGAGATAGCGTACCTCGATCGCAGCCCGGGCACCCAGGTCAACCGATATCGTTTCCCCGACGAGGCCAACGGCCAAGATCCCGCCACCCTCGGTCCCATCATCTACCTACTCTTCCGACCTAACCACTATGACATCCTGTACCGAGATCCGCCAGTTCCTGTTGGGCCTATCACGATGCAAGTTAACCGCGTGAGTGGTTTCACGCACAACACCGACATCACAGCGACTCAAACAGATCTCGGCCAATTTGCTACGCTCAACTTTGATTCACTGGCTATGATCCCGGGTCTCAACTCAGGCCCTGCATTTGGAGGACTTGGATCATTGGCGCCGCCTCCCCCAGCCAGTACGGTGGCTGAGTCTTTCTCACCGGTGCAGCAGAGCCCGTGGATGCCATCGTTCCCTGAAACACTGCCAGTCTCGACTCCGCAAGCCGCGCCGCCGCCCCCTCCTACCATCATGGcgtctcctcaacctccgACGCCTCCCGCCTCCTTGTCTGGCAGTTCAGCTATGGGTCCCAGTCCCCCAATGGTCGCAACATCAGGACTAGGCCCACAGAGCTCCCTAATGCCGCCGCCGAGTTCTGGTTACCACATACGATTCAGCCCGGTTCAACTTGAGTATGAGGAGAGCAAGAACAACTTCCCTGAACCGACATTCCAGGTGACAACGAATACTTTCAAGAATAGTGTATGGAATCGAGCGCACTATGGAAACCCTGATTTTCACCCAGAAGAATGGAGTCCTGATGACGAACATACCGACGGCAGAGTTGGAGGAAaacgcaagaagaaggactct
This region of Fusarium falciforme chromosome 5, complete sequence genomic DNA includes:
- a CDS encoding Ubiquitinyl hydrolase 1 translates to MFQPQPTPFASSCFASYGLAPELDFAFPVSAGGGGPGLLYASPPPVQQQQHQQPQPQSHLIHQIPRQQLSSSTSPPASSPFSSQASISNPSPPPNPATRDSRSLRHYQHQQRRLQHRHQQHQQPPHPQQQPYSAPPAVVVPKMEDQGQHDMAAQQAAAKDYQPVLEGLKVGNKISSDIITHEYAKADPVYVDKTITLPQTYSHFRPIQGDGNCGWRALGFSYFEKLVDSGDQAKIEGEAARLLSMGHMLSTVGGYSYFEDWADELIGLLRQVAQSINDPTMAHMLVQEKWNDPSSANGMIYYLRLLAATYLKGNAATYEAFVNDGIGIPAYCAQFVEIPDHEIEHLGIIALVNTLLKPAGQVLEIAYLDRSPGTQVNRYRFPDEANGQDPATLGPIIYLLFRPNHYDILYRDPPVPVGPITMQVNRVSGFTHNTDITATQTDLGQFATLNFDSLAMIPGLNSGPAFGGLGSLAPPPPASTVAESFSPVQQSPWMPSFPETLPVSTPQAAPPPPPTIMASPQPPTPPASLSGSSAMGPSPPMVATSGLGPQSSLMPPPSSGYHIRFSPVQLEYEESKNNFPEPTFQVTTNTFKNSVWNRAHYGNPDFHPEEWSPDDEHTDGRVGGKRKKKDSA